A segment of the Acidobacteriota bacterium genome:
GTCAACTGGCAAACCACGTCCCGAAGGACCTCATTCAAAATACGATCAGCCGTGGCCGTTCCAGTATAGAGTTTGAGATAGAGCCATTCCGACCCAGGCGGGAAACGATATTGAATATCCATCGGAAGCGTTTTCGGTGCAGGTCTTTTGGGGAGCGCTGCTTCTGGACGACGCACAAAAGGAATGATCAGTTCGTTGGTAAAAGCACCCTCTGGCCCCCTGACTGATTGATTTTCCGGACCAGCCAGCATCTCAATGATTCTTGCACTGGACCGCTTTTTCACCAGGTGGATAAACGTCTCAATGCTGAGGATATTTTCCAGGTCAATGGGGAGTTGATTATCTCCATCTTCCAGCAGAATCAGGCGTGGAACCTGGCGTTTGGCTCGCCATCGTTGCACGGCCAGAAAGAGCTGGCTGCCTTTGTGCGGTGTCAATTCCTTTAACTCTGCCTGAGTGACAAGCCATCGGGCCTTTGAAAGAACCAGTCGCCCGATTGAAACCCGTGGCAGGAATGAAGATTGCTCTAAAATGCCCCAATTCCATCCCAAATAGGGTGTGGTGCTCTGGGTTTGAAGTAAACAGAGAAACCGATAGACCCCCAGGCCCTGTGAAAAATTATGGGCACTGGTCAGTCGGGGGATTACTTCACGCCCAAGCTTTTTAGAGCGCAAAATGACCCGCCCGCCTCTCACGGTCACGACAAGGTCCGTTACTGGAATCTGGTCGTCAGTTGGAACACCGGATTGTCCGAGGTACGGGATTTCATACTGGCGCAAAACAGGACGCGAAAGAATATTGCCCAGTCGTCCTTCAGGCAGGTGCACAACTTCGGCCAACACTGCATCCGGTCGTAAAGCTTCTTCAGCTCGAAGGTGGTCTTCGACAAACTGGTGCAGCACCGGGTCGGCATGACAAAACCGGCCCAGCATCCTGGCACCGGACGGGCCATAAGCGCCGTTTAACACAAGCTGAAAATCTCCCTGCTCGACCGCTTCGCTTGAAGCTCCCATCAACGTCACCATGACCGCAAGTGCATCCGGGAGGTGAGCCGGAGTCCGGGACTTGAAGTGTTCAAGATCGCTGGGTTTGAGCACAATTTCTTGTTTCCCCTGTGCCAGTGACTGCTCCACCATTCGGAGCAAAAACCCGTGTCGGTTCCGCCATTGGACGGTTTCACTGTCAGCCATTGGAGAAAGGATCAAATTTTTGAGAAGTGGCGCCGCTTCGGCTTTCGGGTTGTGTGCGGTTTGAAAACTGATGCCCAGTTCTTCGTCCAGTATTTCGAGCAACGGGATTTCCTGTCCTTCTTCATATCGGGCAGTAAATGCAGTTCGAAATTGAGCCAGGGGATCCTGCGCTGGTGGTTCCGCCATTCGATGCAAAAGATCAATTGCGCTGGCCACTTCGTCCAACACATTTTGCCCCAACCTCAAGGTGGTTGAGGGCTTCACCATATCAACTTGAAACAGTCTCGGCAGATCAACTTTGGCCGGAAGCACTTTCAGTTCACTGGCAATCGCCTGGTATTGCTTCGAGTCAACGCCTAAACCATCAGCATCAATCTGGTTTAACTGGACCTGTACCCGCTCCAGACATTCGGCAATATAGTGGGTAACCGGGTGCTGACGAACCTGATCCATCAAGCTATACATTAACTCAGGTCCGGTGATGGTGGGGCTCAGTTGCGAAACAAGCAACTGATTTTGAATGAGTTGACGGATGTACTCCTGGGCTTCTTCAACCAGAATTTCCGAATCCAGATCAACAATGGTTTGAGCCAGAACGTCAATCGTGGCGCCTTCCCTGGCTTTGGTGAGAACCGCCTCCAGATAGTCTGAAGTCTCAACCGCAACCAGAAAATAAGAGCGCACCCTGTTTTCCAATCGGGTTTCGGCATATCGGATTCGTCCTGCCAGCGAGTAGAGACTTGAATTCGGGT
Coding sequences within it:
- a CDS encoding lantibiotic dehydratase, producing the protein MTTPTPKISYAHSGFFAMRTPLLPFDEFLSWSQKVTASASTEDLSQLEQALLTDRRSLREQIQSVYARPEIRDALFVASPNMDQAYERWLQSPDSEKGQGIERALVRYFSRMTCRPTPFGLFAGCSVGTIGEETHLYLDSQATYHRHTRLDMDYLYTLVGELERDPALADRLRYYPNSSLYSLAGRIRYAETRLENRVRSYFLVAVETSDYLEAVLTKAREGATIDVLAQTIVDLDSEILVEEAQEYIRQLIQNQLLVSQLSPTITGPELMYSLMDQVRQHPVTHYIAECLERVQVQLNQIDADGLGVDSKQYQAIASELKVLPAKVDLPRLFQVDMVKPSTTLRLGQNVLDEVASAIDLLHRMAEPPAQDPLAQFRTAFTARYEEGQEIPLLEILDEELGISFQTAHNPKAEAAPLLKNLILSPMADSETVQWRNRHGFLLRMVEQSLAQGKQEIVLKPSDLEHFKSRTPAHLPDALAVMVTLMGASSEAVEQGDFQLVLNGAYGPSGARMLGRFCHADPVLHQFVEDHLRAEEALRPDAVLAEVVHLPEGRLGNILSRPVLRQYEIPYLGQSGVPTDDQIPVTDLVVTVRGGRVILRSKKLGREVIPRLTSAHNFSQGLGVYRFLCLLQTQSTTPYLGWNWGILEQSSFLPRVSIGRLVLSKARWLVTQAELKELTPHKGSQLFLAVQRWRAKRQVPRLILLEDGDNQLPIDLENILSIETFIHLVKKRSSARIIEMLAGPENQSVRGPEGAFTNELIIPFVRRPEAALPKRPAPKTLPMDIQYRFPPGSEWLYLKLYTGTATADRILNEVLRDVVCQLTQSGVIDRWFFIRYGDPDWHLRLRFHGRPDQLLTEAFPRLQQALNPLVEDGRIWRIQLDTYVREVDRYGGPTGMVLAEQIFGVESQAVLKLLELLSGDEGADVRWKLTVCGIDQLLTDFGLDIHQKEWVMKQSRQAFGEEFQADTTGLKHQLGANYQQEKRNLESLLTSRSLEGPLGDGIAILRDWSGGLKPLMAELKQAEQAGRLSIPIVGLVRSYVHMFVNRLLRSAQRPQELVLYEFLARFYESQLARTRTKHAKGL